The proteins below come from a single Mucilaginibacter mali genomic window:
- a CDS encoding S1/P1 nuclease — MKIFRKFGAAAILFCLPFTTFAWGTNGHRISGEIAYSYLTPKARLAVKQILGNESMAMASNWADFIKSDDSFRYLYNWHFVDFDKAMTQAEMNDYLAKDTEVDAYTKMNFMIAELKKPGLSKENKLLYLRMLIHVVEDVHQPFHTGHKDDKGANDFKLNWFGKPTNMHSLWDSELIDFQQLSYTEYVAAINHTTTAQRAEWQKAPISQWLYESNQLAEKLYTDTKPGDNLSYKYNFNHLDILNQQLLKGGVRLAGVLNEIFK, encoded by the coding sequence ATGAAAATATTCAGAAAATTTGGCGCAGCCGCCATCCTGTTTTGTTTGCCGTTCACCACATTTGCCTGGGGTACCAATGGCCACCGTATTAGCGGCGAAATAGCTTATAGCTACTTAACACCCAAAGCCAGGCTGGCTGTAAAGCAAATATTAGGTAACGAATCGATGGCCATGGCCAGCAACTGGGCCGATTTCATTAAATCGGACGATAGTTTTAGATACCTGTACAACTGGCATTTTGTTGATTTCGATAAGGCTATGACACAGGCTGAAATGAACGACTACCTGGCAAAGGATACCGAAGTTGATGCCTATACCAAAATGAACTTTATGATAGCCGAGCTGAAAAAGCCGGGATTATCTAAAGAGAACAAATTGCTTTACCTGCGCATGCTGATCCACGTGGTAGAGGATGTGCACCAGCCATTCCACACCGGCCATAAAGACGATAAGGGCGCTAACGATTTTAAACTGAACTGGTTTGGCAAGCCAACCAATATGCACAGCCTTTGGGATAGCGAACTGATAGATTTTCAACAGTTAAGCTATACCGAATATGTAGCCGCCATTAATCATACAACTACAGCACAACGTGCCGAATGGCAAAAGGCCCCCATCAGCCAATGGTTGTATGAAAGCAATCAGCTGGCCGAAAAACTGTATACTGATACCAAGCCGGGCGATAACCTGAGCTATAAATACAATTTCAATCATCTTGATATCCTTAACCAGCAACTGCTGAAAGGCGGCGTTAGGCTGGCCGGGGTGTTGAATGAGATATTTAAGTAA
- a CDS encoding lysylphosphatidylglycerol synthase domain-containing protein — translation MNRSAKKTVSYLLKGGILVLAFLFIYHRLNNNHDLQQFETLIAGISRLKATIVMSLVFVLMLVNWLLEAAKWRYLAKRLAPVGLWQCIEAVFCGLTWAVFTPNRIGEYGGRVMFLPPRKRIHGVFAMAVGAFGQNVITNVLGAIAIVWFVLTFLHLNIWLNMGVVVLAITLMVVMLLFYFNIRWVVSLLDSVKFLKKFHRFFDIMGRYSFTEMLNIMGYCLARFAVFSFQYYLVIHLLIPSIPLYDVLLMVFVLFFVQSALPSLDLLDIGVRNFTASTLFAYVTNQNIAVMAAVTSIWLINLIIPAILGSVFVFKLRFFDNTL, via the coding sequence TTGAATCGTTCTGCAAAAAAAACTGTTTCTTACTTATTAAAAGGTGGTATCCTGGTACTGGCCTTTTTGTTTATTTACCATCGCCTTAATAATAATCACGACCTGCAGCAATTTGAAACGCTGATAGCCGGTATTAGCAGGCTGAAAGCTACCATAGTTATGTCGCTGGTATTTGTACTGATGCTGGTGAACTGGCTTTTGGAGGCCGCCAAATGGCGCTACCTGGCTAAGCGCCTGGCCCCGGTTGGCCTGTGGCAATGTATCGAAGCTGTTTTTTGCGGACTGACCTGGGCGGTATTTACACCCAACCGTATTGGCGAATATGGTGGCCGTGTGATGTTTTTGCCGCCACGCAAACGCATACACGGAGTGTTTGCCATGGCGGTAGGGGCGTTCGGGCAAAATGTAATTACCAATGTGTTGGGTGCTATCGCGATTGTATGGTTTGTACTCACCTTTCTGCATTTAAACATCTGGCTAAATATGGGCGTTGTGGTATTGGCCATAACCCTAATGGTGGTGATGCTGTTGTTTTACTTCAACATCCGTTGGGTGGTATCCTTGCTGGACAGTGTTAAATTCCTGAAAAAATTCCATCGCTTTTTCGATATCATGGGGCGCTATTCATTTACCGAAATGCTGAATATTATGGGGTATTGCCTGGCGCGTTTCGCGGTATTTTCGTTCCAGTATTACCTGGTCATCCACCTGCTTATTCCATCTATACCGCTTTACGATGTACTGCTGATGGTGTTTGTATTATTCTTTGTGCAATCTGCCCTGCCATCGTTAGACCTGCTGGATATTGGCGTTCGTAATTTCACCGCCAGCACCCTGTTTGCTTATGTAACCAATCAAAATATAGCCGTTATGGCTGCCGTTACATCTATTTGGCTGATAAACCTTATAATTCCTGCTATATTAGGATCTGTTTTTGTTTTTAAACTCCGTTTTTTTGATAACACTTTATAG
- a CDS encoding glycosyltransferase — protein sequence MITLYSIICLLFTGLYLAIIAYLIKGWAALKRPVAASDNFKTKVTILIAARDEEKNIRATIEDLLAQEYPKHLTEIIIVDDHSTDSTPGIIRSYAGMGVTLFQLQTDEILNSYKKKAIAEAITRSHGDLMVATDADCRMGPKWLSTIVGYFESGDKLMISSPVTYFQEKTLFEHMQTLEFSFLIGIGASFIGNRRASTCNGANLAYRKDTFYEVGGFKGIDDLASGDDELLLQKVAERFPGKIGFLKHRDAIVYTHAKHNLKSFIQQRRRWASKSTKYKDKKIIALAVCFWVFNAMLVANGALSFFSRDMLNLFLVQIGLKYLFEIVFLIPVMTFLKRPGLVWLISIVAPLHILYVVYIGIRGNTGKYAWKGRMVK from the coding sequence TTGATAACACTTTATAGTATCATATGCCTGTTGTTCACAGGCTTGTACCTGGCCATTATTGCCTACCTTATAAAAGGATGGGCTGCGTTAAAACGCCCTGTTGCCGCCAGCGATAATTTCAAAACAAAGGTAACCATACTGATAGCCGCCCGCGACGAAGAGAAGAACATCCGTGCTACCATTGAAGATCTGCTGGCGCAGGAGTATCCGAAACATCTTACCGAAATTATTATTGTCGACGATCATTCAACCGATAGCACCCCGGGCATTATCCGTAGTTATGCCGGCATGGGGGTAACTTTATTTCAGCTACAAACCGACGAGATATTAAATTCCTATAAAAAGAAAGCCATTGCCGAAGCTATTACCCGCTCCCATGGCGACTTGATGGTAGCCACAGATGCCGATTGCCGCATGGGGCCGAAATGGCTGAGCACTATTGTGGGGTATTTTGAAAGCGGCGATAAACTGATGATATCATCGCCGGTAACCTATTTCCAGGAGAAGACTTTGTTTGAGCACATGCAAACATTGGAATTTTCCTTCCTGATAGGCATCGGCGCTTCGTTTATCGGTAACCGGCGCGCTTCAACCTGTAACGGCGCTAACCTGGCCTACCGAAAGGATACTTTTTATGAAGTTGGCGGGTTTAAGGGGATAGACGATCTGGCATCGGGTGATGACGAACTGCTGCTGCAAAAGGTAGCCGAGCGCTTCCCCGGCAAAATTGGTTTCTTAAAGCACCGCGATGCCATTGTGTATACGCATGCCAAGCATAATTTAAAAAGCTTTATACAGCAACGCCGTCGCTGGGCCTCAAAATCAACTAAGTATAAGGATAAGAAGATCATCGCACTTGCTGTTTGCTTTTGGGTGTTCAACGCCATGCTGGTGGCCAACGGGGCGCTGAGTTTTTTCAGTCGCGATATGCTAAACCTGTTTTTAGTGCAGATAGGGCTGAAATATTTGTTCGAAATTGTATTCCTGATCCCGGTAATGACATTCCTGAAACGCCCGGGATTGGTATGGCTCATCAGCATTGTGGCCCCGCTGCATATTCTTTATGTGGTATATATCGGTATCAGGGGCAATACGGGGAAGTATGCCTGGAAGGGGAGAATGGTAAAGTAG
- a CDS encoding low molecular weight protein-tyrosine-phosphatase, whose product MKILMVCLGNICRSPLAEGVMQHLADEAGLDWQIDSAGTGNWHVGEGPHHGSVRTAKAHGIDISGQVCRLFRVSDFDEFDRIYVMDKSNRTNILNMARNTEDTQKVKLLLGDAEVPDPYYTNLFEEAYGLIEDGCRKIIGEYQK is encoded by the coding sequence ATGAAAATCCTAATGGTATGCCTGGGCAATATTTGTCGTTCGCCGTTGGCGGAGGGGGTGATGCAGCATTTGGCCGATGAAGCCGGGTTAGACTGGCAGATCGATTCGGCCGGCACGGGTAACTGGCATGTGGGCGAAGGGCCGCATCATGGATCGGTACGTACGGCCAAAGCGCATGGCATCGACATTAGCGGACAGGTGTGCCGCTTGTTTCGCGTGAGCGATTTTGATGAATTTGACCGGATCTATGTGATGGATAAAAGCAATCGCACCAATATCCTTAATATGGCCCGTAACACCGAAGATACCCAAAAAGTAAAGCTGCTTTTGGGCGATGCGGAAGTGCCCGATCCTTATTATACCAATTTGTTTGAAGAAGCGTATGGATTGATCGAGGATGGGTGCAGGAAGATTATCGGGGAGTATCAGAAATAA
- a CDS encoding dienelactone hydrolase family protein produces MKKLILLALLCLGFTLGYGQSKMACCAKPSATKQFAMLASNKAFVMSHKLPRKFHFQSSIGQNVTYKTPDGKEATGYLLKAKKATNNYLLVIHEWWGLNDWVKKEAEKLYTDVDNVNVLALDLYDGKIAATRQEAGQFMQAVKEDRAQAIIKGAIAYAGPKAHIATIGWCFGGGWSLQTALMAGKQTVACVMYYGMPEKDLTRLKTLNSDVLGNFANKDAFINPKIVAQFAADMKSAGKKLELHQYNADHGFANPSNPIYDTQATKEAYAFTLTYLKARLR; encoded by the coding sequence ATGAAAAAACTCATTCTTTTAGCCCTATTGTGCCTTGGCTTTACGTTGGGCTACGGGCAAAGCAAAATGGCCTGCTGCGCCAAGCCATCGGCTACTAAGCAATTTGCTATGCTGGCAAGCAATAAAGCGTTCGTCATGTCGCACAAGCTGCCCCGCAAGTTTCATTTTCAAAGCAGCATTGGGCAAAATGTTACCTATAAAACCCCGGATGGTAAAGAAGCCACCGGTTACCTCTTAAAAGCTAAAAAAGCGACCAACAACTATCTGCTGGTAATACACGAGTGGTGGGGCTTGAACGATTGGGTAAAAAAAGAAGCCGAAAAACTATATACCGATGTAGATAATGTAAACGTATTGGCGCTGGACTTGTACGACGGCAAAATAGCCGCCACCCGCCAGGAAGCCGGCCAATTTATGCAGGCTGTTAAGGAAGACCGCGCACAGGCTATTATAAAAGGTGCCATTGCCTATGCCGGTCCGAAGGCCCATATTGCCACCATTGGCTGGTGCTTTGGCGGCGGCTGGAGTTTACAAACCGCCCTGATGGCCGGCAAACAAACCGTTGCATGCGTAATGTATTACGGCATGCCCGAAAAGGATTTAACCAGGCTGAAAACGCTGAACAGTGATGTGCTGGGCAACTTTGCCAACAAGGATGCCTTTATTAACCCCAAAATTGTTGCCCAATTTGCGGCGGATATGAAGAGCGCCGGTAAAAAACTGGAGTTGCACCAATACAACGCCGACCACGGATTTGCCAACCCCAGCAACCCTATTTACGATACCCAGGCCACTAAAGAGGCCTATGCCTTTACCCTTACCTATTTAAAAGCGAGGTTGCGGTAG
- a CDS encoding sensor histidine kinase, whose product MRSIKTTALICSCLFILGLSVKAQPVLDKGLSRNKLVWNGQGMIDTTNATPDQMYHLHIMQKAKLMGNDHYYYVYPYYHNIGIRFNGGEKNSSQVYEGLPWGHEFRYKSIIIDGDCPVEFSGLYITEKNAGDFLYHVIENDRREVVSWTTPSVFKYTADHKAVYAYLGKFEYAEGRRLKIEVYNKKEFRQYDAMLVDWAKIEPAKVYGNIEYTIKKRPLPGNSLFSYGLTELKNSRQTFGRVVKGKVVPHDTVIVQDFSETMNPKEPKFRLADSIKNLSFDIKNGGRSYLYVISLKRTVDGHTDSINLGEKNSRFSVYKEFWKYPGVYQVTFTPVVHKHGGEPVIFLRNLATNVHFTVLPALDSVHMISFRTLMLIIVIILTTGGFMFMMYRDQQKRKLAAEAKNKQIATLQLASVRAQLNPHFIFNALAGIQNLMNKNDVENANKYLARFARLTRNVLDDGNKELVSIEHEISLLNDYLLMEQTRFGFEFNIVADENQVDQQIEIPAMLLQPFVENAVKHGVSALNGDGMIEVIITQKDSTLILAVNDNGKGFGDSNGAGMGLKLCEDRIKLLNSIYKNSTILLHKTSDSKGTLITIELRNWV is encoded by the coding sequence ATGAGATCGATCAAAACCACCGCGCTAATCTGTTCCTGCCTGTTTATCCTGGGCTTATCGGTTAAAGCGCAGCCTGTTTTAGATAAAGGCTTGAGCAGGAATAAATTAGTTTGGAACGGGCAGGGAATGATTGATACCACCAATGCCACACCCGATCAGATGTATCATCTTCACATCATGCAGAAGGCAAAATTGATGGGCAATGATCATTATTACTACGTGTATCCTTATTACCATAATATCGGCATCAGGTTTAACGGCGGCGAGAAGAATAGCAGCCAGGTATACGAAGGCCTGCCATGGGGACACGAGTTCAGGTATAAAAGCATTATTATTGACGGCGACTGCCCGGTAGAGTTTTCAGGCCTGTACATTACCGAAAAAAACGCTGGCGATTTCCTGTATCACGTAATAGAAAATGACAGAAGGGAGGTTGTATCCTGGACCACCCCATCTGTGTTTAAATATACCGCAGATCATAAGGCAGTATACGCTTACCTGGGCAAGTTTGAGTATGCGGAGGGCCGCCGCTTAAAGATCGAGGTTTATAATAAAAAAGAATTTCGCCAGTACGATGCCATGCTGGTAGATTGGGCCAAAATAGAACCGGCAAAAGTATATGGCAATATTGAATATACCATAAAGAAGCGCCCCTTGCCCGGCAATAGCTTATTTTCATATGGGTTAACTGAACTAAAGAATAGCCGACAAACATTTGGCAGGGTTGTAAAAGGTAAAGTAGTTCCACACGATACAGTAATTGTGCAGGATTTTAGCGAAACAATGAATCCCAAAGAGCCAAAATTTCGGCTGGCCGACTCGATAAAAAACCTTTCGTTCGACATTAAGAACGGTGGACGATCGTATTTATATGTCATCAGTTTAAAACGGACCGTCGACGGACATACGGACAGTATAAATCTTGGCGAAAAAAATTCACGCTTCTCGGTTTACAAAGAGTTTTGGAAATACCCCGGGGTTTACCAGGTTACCTTTACTCCGGTGGTGCATAAACATGGCGGCGAGCCGGTTATTTTTCTTCGAAACCTGGCTACCAATGTTCACTTCACCGTATTGCCCGCGTTGGATAGTGTACACATGATCTCCTTCCGCACGCTGATGCTTATCATTGTTATCATCCTAACCACCGGCGGCTTTATGTTTATGATGTACCGCGACCAGCAAAAACGCAAACTGGCAGCCGAAGCTAAAAACAAGCAGATAGCCACACTGCAACTGGCATCGGTACGCGCGCAGTTAAACCCTCATTTTATTTTTAACGCCCTTGCGGGGATACAAAACCTGATGAACAAGAACGATGTGGAAAACGCCAACAAATACCTGGCCCGCTTTGCCCGCCTCACCCGCAACGTGCTTGATGATGGCAACAAGGAACTGGTGAGCATTGAGCACGAGATCAGCCTGCTGAACGATTACCTGCTGATGGAGCAAACCCGCTTCGGTTTTGAGTTTAATATTGTAGCTGATGAAAACCAGGTAGACCAGCAAATAGAGATCCCCGCCATGCTACTGCAGCCGTTTGTAGAGAACGCGGTGAAACACGGCGTATCCGCCCTTAATGGCGATGGTATGATAGAAGTGATCATCACCCAAAAAGACAGCACACTGATATTGGCGGTGAATGATAATGGTAAGGGCTTCGGTGATTCCAATGGCGCCGGCATGGGCCTGAAGCTTTGTGAAGACCGCATTAAACTGCTGAACAGCATCTATAAAAATAGCACTATCTTACTGCACAAAACATCCGATAGTAAGGGGACACTGATCACCATCGAATTGCGGAATTGGGTGTAA
- a CDS encoding fumarate hydratase — protein sequence MLKAKSIKRKAQTRLKAESEKQAASKAGLLNFLKAFSFLLSALSLASCSFNPNLQGKGETYLQGEWQQDSSAVQQKLITFSAYRIKFDCDSFYMQIHSRSAVNYGSDTCRKNGQWAEYIKGAYRQRNDTLFMKGQFCNANFSLKTNTDCFRVGPYEELFRVSKKSDSLVQLSGTSNVIPVQLKLIKRTTCTQKPL from the coding sequence ATGCTGAAAGCGAAAAGCATAAAGCGCAAAGCCCAAACAAGGCTGAAAGCAGAAAGTGAAAAACAAGCAGCATCTAAAGCCGGCTTGCTAAATTTTCTTAAAGCTTTCAGCTTTTTGCTTTCGGCCTTAAGCTTAGCAAGCTGCTCCTTCAACCCCAACCTGCAGGGCAAGGGTGAAACATACTTGCAAGGCGAGTGGCAGCAGGATAGCAGCGCCGTGCAGCAAAAGCTGATCACGTTTTCGGCTTATCGTATTAAGTTTGATTGCGATTCGTTTTACATGCAGATCCATAGCCGCAGCGCCGTGAATTATGGCAGCGATACCTGCCGCAAAAACGGACAGTGGGCCGAGTATATTAAAGGCGCGTACCGCCAGCGTAACGATACGCTGTTTATGAAGGGGCAGTTTTGCAACGCCAACTTCAGCCTGAAAACCAATACCGATTGTTTCCGTGTTGGCCCTTACGAGGAGTTGTTTCGTGTGAGTAAAAAAAGCGATTCGCTGGTGCAACTCTCGGGCACATCAAACGTTATACCTGTTCAATTAAAACTGATCAAACGAACTACCTGTACGCAAAAACCACTTTAA
- the fumC gene encoding class II fumarate hydratase has protein sequence MSFRIEHDTMGEVQVPADKYWGAQTQRSRNNFKIGPEASMPVEIIDAFAYLKKAAAFTNTDLGVLSAEKRDLIAAVCDEILTGTLAGEFPLVIWQTGSGTQSNMNVNEVVANRAHVLQGNKLGEGKTFIHPNDDVNKSQSSNDTYPTAMHIAAYKMVIDVTIPGVEKLRDTLKAKSEAFKSVVKIGRTHLMDATPLTLGQEFSGYVSQLDHGLRALRNTLAHLSELALGGTAVGTGINTPAGYDVKVAEYIAKFTNLPFITAENKFEALAAHDAIVETHGALKQIAVSLMKIANDIRMLASGPRSGIGEIHIPDNEPGSSIMPGKVNPTQNEAVTMVAAQVMGNDVAISIGGSNGHYELNVFKPVMAANFLQSARLIGDACVSFNDHCAVGIEPNYEGIKKHLENSLMLVTALNPHIGYENAARIAKTALKEGLSLREAALKLELLTSEQFDQWVRPEDMIGSLK, from the coding sequence ATGAGTTTCAGAATAGAACACGATACCATGGGCGAGGTACAGGTACCTGCCGATAAATACTGGGGCGCGCAAACACAACGCAGCCGCAACAACTTTAAAATTGGTCCGGAAGCAAGCATGCCGGTTGAAATTATTGATGCCTTTGCTTACCTTAAAAAAGCAGCTGCATTTACCAATACCGACCTGGGCGTACTAAGCGCCGAGAAGCGCGACCTGATAGCCGCCGTATGCGACGAGATACTGACAGGCACCCTGGCCGGCGAGTTCCCGCTGGTGATATGGCAAACCGGTTCGGGTACGCAAAGCAATATGAACGTAAACGAGGTGGTAGCTAACCGCGCGCACGTATTGCAAGGCAATAAACTGGGCGAAGGCAAAACCTTCATCCACCCTAATGATGACGTGAACAAATCGCAGTCATCAAACGATACCTACCCAACCGCTATGCACATTGCCGCCTATAAAATGGTGATCGACGTAACCATACCGGGCGTAGAAAAACTGCGCGATACGTTGAAGGCAAAATCTGAAGCATTTAAAAGCGTAGTAAAAATTGGCCGTACCCACCTGATGGATGCTACACCGCTTACCCTGGGCCAGGAGTTTTCGGGTTATGTATCGCAGTTAGATCATGGCCTGCGTGCTTTGCGTAACACTTTGGCACACTTGAGCGAGCTGGCTTTGGGCGGTACCGCCGTTGGTACCGGCATTAATACCCCTGCCGGTTACGACGTAAAGGTGGCCGAATATATCGCCAAATTCACTAACCTGCCATTCATTACAGCTGAAAATAAATTTGAAGCGCTGGCCGCTCACGATGCTATTGTGGAAACACATGGCGCGCTGAAACAAATTGCCGTATCGCTGATGAAGATAGCTAACGATATCCGTATGCTGGCTTCGGGCCCGCGTTCGGGTATCGGCGAGATCCACATCCCGGATAACGAACCGGGGTCATCGATCATGCCGGGCAAGGTTAACCCAACCCAGAACGAAGCCGTTACAATGGTTGCCGCCCAGGTAATGGGTAATGATGTGGCTATCTCGATAGGTGGCTCAAACGGCCATTACGAACTGAACGTATTTAAACCGGTAATGGCTGCCAACTTTCTGCAATCGGCCCGCCTGATTGGTGATGCCTGCGTATCGTTCAACGATCATTGCGCGGTTGGTATCGAGCCTAACTACGAGGGCATCAAGAAACACTTGGAGAACTCGCTGATGCTGGTAACCGCGCTTAACCCGCACATTGGTTACGAGAACGCTGCCAGGATCGCTAAAACAGCCTTGAAGGAAGGGTTATCGTTGCGCGAAGCTGCCCTGAAACTGGAATTACTAACCAGCGAACAGTTTGACCAATGGGTACGCCCTGAGGATATGATCGGTAGCTTGAAATAG
- a CDS encoding LytR/AlgR family response regulator transcription factor, with amino-acid sequence MKALIVDDEIANRENLRQLLRVYAPDVNICAEANDVDSALKAILQYRPQLVFLDIQLHAQSGFDLLKQLDEINFEIIFVTAYNQYGIQAVKFAALDYLLKPIDIDELKTAIDKARRAVSQKQKNERLNYLLEYLKDDNQTRPRIALPLFGETRYVNIHDIIRCEADNTYTRFVLNNGESIIVSKTLKEYADMLTGYGFLRCHQSHLVNTVFIKSWLREDGGSLLLTDNSKIPVSKLNREKVRDALAVKFKL; translated from the coding sequence ATGAAGGCACTGATAGTAGACGACGAAATAGCAAACCGGGAAAACCTGCGGCAACTGCTGCGTGTTTATGCACCGGATGTGAACATTTGCGCCGAAGCTAATGATGTAGACAGCGCATTGAAAGCCATCTTACAATATCGCCCTCAACTGGTGTTTTTAGATATCCAGTTACACGCGCAATCGGGATTCGATCTGCTGAAGCAGCTGGATGAGATCAACTTCGAGATCATATTTGTAACCGCCTACAATCAGTATGGCATACAAGCCGTAAAATTTGCCGCGCTTGATTACTTGCTGAAACCTATAGACATTGATGAACTGAAAACCGCCATTGATAAAGCCCGAAGAGCCGTCAGTCAAAAACAAAAGAACGAACGGTTAAACTATCTGCTGGAATATCTTAAGGATGATAACCAAACCAGGCCCCGCATTGCGCTGCCCCTGTTTGGCGAAACCCGCTACGTAAACATTCACGATATTATCCGTTGCGAAGCTGATAATACCTATACCCGCTTTGTGCTGAACAACGGCGAAAGCATCATCGTATCCAAAACCCTAAAGGAATATGCCGATATGCTTACAGGCTATGGCTTCCTGCGTTGTCATCAATCGCATCTGGTAAATACCGTTTTTATTAAAAGCTGGCTGCGGGAAGATGGCGGGAGCTTGTTGCTAACTGATAACAGTAAAATACCGGTATCGAAACTTAACCGCGAAAAGGTAAGGGATGCGCTGGCGGTGAAGTTTAAGCTGTAA
- a CDS encoding pyruvate dehydrogenase complex E1 component subunit beta: protein MREIQFREALREAMSEEMRKDENIYLMGEEVAEYNGAYKVSQGMLDEFGAKRVIDTPISELGFAGIGIGSAMNGLKPIVEFMTFNFSLVAIDQIINGAAKMMSMSGGQFSVPIVFRGPTGNAGMLSSQHSQCFENWYANCPGLKVIVPSNPYDAKGLMKSAILDPDPVIFMESEVMYGDKGEVPEEPYYIEIGKAKVTKEGTDVTLVGFGKIMKVVNAAAAALEKEGISPEVIDLRTVRPIDYPTIIESVKKTNRLVLVEESWPLGSIATEIAFKVQKDAFDYLDAPIIRIMGGDVPLPYAPTLIQEYLPNAERVIAAVKEVMYVKQ, encoded by the coding sequence ATGAGAGAAATACAATTCAGGGAAGCGCTTCGCGAAGCAATGAGCGAAGAGATGCGCAAGGACGAAAATATTTACCTGATGGGCGAAGAGGTTGCCGAGTATAACGGTGCCTACAAAGTGAGCCAGGGTATGCTTGATGAATTTGGCGCCAAGCGCGTTATCGACACACCTATTTCTGAATTAGGTTTTGCCGGTATCGGTATCGGTTCGGCCATGAATGGTTTGAAACCGATCGTCGAGTTCATGACGTTTAACTTCTCGTTAGTAGCTATCGACCAGATCATCAACGGTGCAGCTAAAATGATGAGCATGAGCGGCGGCCAGTTTTCGGTGCCAATTGTATTTCGTGGCCCAACCGGTAACGCGGGTATGCTAAGCTCGCAGCACAGCCAGTGCTTCGAGAACTGGTATGCTAACTGCCCGGGCCTGAAAGTTATCGTTCCATCAAACCCTTACGATGCTAAAGGTTTAATGAAATCAGCTATCCTTGATCCCGATCCGGTTATCTTTATGGAGTCGGAAGTAATGTATGGCGATAAAGGCGAAGTACCTGAAGAACCATATTATATAGAGATAGGCAAAGCAAAAGTTACCAAAGAAGGTACCGATGTTACCCTGGTAGGCTTCGGCAAGATCATGAAAGTGGTTAACGCAGCAGCTGCCGCACTTGAAAAAGAAGGCATCAGCCCCGAAGTGATCGACCTGCGTACGGTGCGCCCTATCGATTACCCAACCATTATCGAATCGGTTAAAAAAACCAACCGTTTAGTATTGGTAGAAGAAAGCTGGCCATTAGGCTCTATCGCTACCGAGATCGCTTTCAAAGTACAAAAGGACGCGTTCGATTATTTAGATGCACCTATCATCCGTATTATGGGTGGCGACGTACCACTACCATACGCACCAACTTTGATACAGGAATACCTGCCAAACGCCGAGCGTGTTATTGCCGCTGTTAAAGAGGTAATGTACGTTAAACAATAA